The Drosophila bipectinata strain 14024-0381.07 chromosome 3L, DbipHiC1v2, whole genome shotgun sequence region GACGGGAATATTTGAGTTCAACCAGTGGAGTGGGTCTTCGAAAAAGCGGTCGGCCTCGTCCTTGTATTGTTCTGCGTTGCTCAGATTCGGCTCGCAGGTCAGGAAGCGCATGGTAACGTTCTCATGGATGTGGCTACGAAGAAACACAATAATGCTTTGGGATCAGCTTTGGTTATCTATCTACTTACCTATAGTAGGGTGTTGAGTGGCACGGCATTAGGAAGAGTATATTTGCGCGGTGATCGCGTTCGTCTTTGTATTCCTGAGCTATCTCCCTAAGCTTTGGCATCAGATCAATGGGTCCCTTCTGGTGAACAGTGCTGAAATACCAGGCGGGTATGGCGTTGCCCACAAGAATGACCAAGGCAGTGGCCCACAGAAGGGATGAGGAGGCCTTGTAGCTCCATCGGGACAAGGCGTCCGTGGCTACATACAAGCAGAGTGGCAACAGCGACGACACGAAGCGGAACTCCTTGTGCTCCACGCCACTCAGGATAACCAGGGTCAAGAAGATGGTAATCAGAAGCTGTTTGCTGACCGGGAACTTCTCCGACTTGCGCACCGTTTCCATGATACCGTAGATAAAAGGCAACGTGTTGATTCCCAGGACAGTGGGCAATCCCACTGTGAAGTACCAGTGCCAGGGATGAGAGCCATAGAAGCTACCGATGTTGTTGAAGATGTTGTACTTAAGGAATTCGTAGGGGGTCACGACTAGCTTGCCGTGCCAGTAGGTATCGAGGGCAACGCCCAAGCCAGCAACCAGTAACCTGCAAATGAGTGGGCTTATTACGCTGAAGAGGTGGAATTAGGGGGTAGACTCACCCGATCAGCAGAAATCTTTTGAGGATGAGCTGCACCACGCTCAGACGACTCTTGCGGAGATGGTACAGCGACAAAGGAATCCAAATCACAGCCGCTGTGGGGCGCAAGAAGCAACAGATGGCAGCGGGCCACAGGTAGACGGTTCCTTCACCGAACCAAGGGAAGTAGCTGAGAGCGATAGTGGTGAGCGAAGCCTCCAGGGTGTTGGCCAGGGTGCGAGAGCCGGTGTAGAACCAGAACCAGGGCACCAGGATGAGAAACAGAGCCCACTTCCGCTTTCCAGTCCACACATAGAAGCGGTAGTCGGAGTAGGCGGAAAGAAGGGCCTGGAGAATTCTCGGGACTAGAACCAAAAGCTGAGCACTGTCCAACTGAAGCAGAGCCAGGAGCTTGTAGAGTCCGGCAATAATCACAGGGTATAAGTAACTGCGGATGCCCTGTACCCATTCCCACGTGAGGTAACCGTAACTGAAAGGGTGAAGTCATCGTTAAAAATAGGCTGGTTCCGGTTTTGGATTCTTGGACTCACCCAAAGGTAAGCTTGTGGGCCACCTCCAGACTCTGCCAGTACTCATCCGGGACGTAGTAGGTCTGCACCACGAAGACGGAGGCCAGGCGCACGGCCAGGATCAGTGCAAACACGTACAGCAACCTCATCGCTGCGGGAGGCCAACAACCTACTAGTGCCGGCTAAAACGAGTCCTGAatgaaaacaatatttaaacaCCATTTGAAAATAGTTTGATGGGCGGTCCTAACCTTAAATAGTTGCGTGCCGAAAATATTGGCAAACCGGACGGAATGTCGGTTTTTTCAGccacgaaaacgaaaaaacacTTTGGCGGCCTAAAAATAACGCGAAGACAAGAGCAAAGCAAAACGAAAGAGACGCCGACTCGTAAAAAAAGACCCTAAAATATGGTCCTACAAAATCCCAGAAAGTGCAGCCACATTAAAGCAACTAGCGTTGCCACTATGGTTCAGTATTCAAAATCAGTATCACAATTTCGGAGAATGTGGCGGGAAGAAGgtttatttaagaattttacttatattattaaaaatattttaatttctgaCTAAATCTAAGCTTTTCTTGTCAAAATGTGGACAGAATTTTTGGATACAAAATCTTACACGCTACCAAGCCAAAGGAAGAATTGAGGGCggagtcctcctcctcctttcATATCCAGGTTACTGCGGTTTTTATAATTGGGATTAAtacaaatatattatatttaaactcCTAACTTCCCAGGTTTAGGATGCTTAGAGGCCTTCGACTCATAAAATCGGCGACCATTCCGTTCCGGATTAAAAATCAAATCGTAAACCATTACTCAGTAAGAGGGTTGCAGCCCGAACCGGGGAGCACCAGTTTCTGGTCTCGTCTGCTTGGAAAATATCTATTGGTGACAAACACCGTGGGTTTGGGTCTGCTCCTTGTGGTCGGGGATGCAGTGTCGCAACAATACGAGCGGTTGGAGAAGAAGGACAAGGTGCAGGCCAAGGAGAAGTTGGATATATCCCGGACGGTTCGTATGCTGCTCACCGGACTGCTGATCGGACCCATACAGCATGCCTTCTATGTTCGATTGGACCAGTATTTCACCGATACCTCCCGGCTAGGCGTGATGCGGAAGATTTTCGTGGATCAGCTCATCATGTCGCCGACGTACATCTTTTTGTTCTTCTATATCAGTAGTCTGCTGGAGGGTCACACCATCAAGTATggacattatttttaaatatatctcaaactcaaaatatttcaataggGAGGCCAATGACGAAATCGCCGATAAGTTTCTCATGACCTGGAAACTGGACTGCTGCTTCTGGCCAGGACTGCAGTACTTCAACTTTAGGTACCTAAATGCTAGGTACCGGGTGGTATTTATTAATGTAACTAATTGTATCTACGTTGTCCTGCTCTCCTACATTAAACACGCATATGGCAAGAACTGGGAAGACTGATAGTCCAGTAGAATAACCCCTAAGCTCCTCCCTCAAATGGCTTTCATCTAGTTTGGAAAATTAGGGCTTCTTACCCTTATAACCACTCCAACTCCTGTGCAATCGAGGTACTAAGTCTGGAAATTCGTCTGATGTGTTTCAatatcttttttaaataaagactTTTATCAATTTTCGGTAAAAATTTATAACAGTTCCGTTTCTATTACCTTGTTTATGGTCTTTCtaagtttattaaattatgccTTAATTTTCATTCCGAAGGAAGTCTGTCCTAAACGTTACGATTATATCAGACCTCCGTGTAAAAGTCTTGtagagatttttaaaaataatattattaaatttaatttaaatataatgaaATCGGAAATTTATAACCGCTTTTGACATTTGAATCGCGCCTCTGCCTGGTCACACTTGAGCAGCCCGATCAGCTGTTAGTTTTAAGTCAAAATGATAACAAACAAGACTTTCATAACATAGCTGCATAAATAATAGGATAACACACACGGGCGCACATCTTTCAATTGAAATCCCGGCGGCGATGTTCACATTGCGCTGCTTGCGCCCACTGGCAGGCCCCCTGATCCTGAAGAACCATGCCCCGAGAAGGATATCCGTCGTGGTCACGAGAAGAAACTTCACAGCCGTCGTCTCCAAGCTTAAACCACCGGTGGTAAGAACTAGCCTGAGCTCAGGAGGAGTGCGGTTGGCCCACGGCAAGGGCGAGACTGGAGGACACCTGACCTTCCTACTGACGCGATGGACCAAAATTGCGTGGAGCAACATGTTCGGAAAGTACCTTCTGATCACCAACGTCTTCGGATCGGGACTGCTGATGGTGGTGGGCGATGCGATAGCCCAGGAGTACGAGTACCGCAGGGGAATGCGGCAGCAGGATCGCTTCGATACGGATCGCATGTACCGCATGTTTGTGGCCGGAGCACTGCAGGGCCCTCTCCACCACTACGTTTACAACTGGATGGATCGCGTGATGCCGGCCCGCACCTTCAAGAACATTCTCAAGAAGATCCTGATCGATCAGCTCGTCATGTCCCCCGCCTGCATCCTAATCTTCTTTTACACGGTGTGCTACTTGGAGCGCCAAACCCTGGAGCAGACCCACAAGGAGCTAATCGAGAAATTTCCGTACGTCTATCTGCTGGACTGGATGACATGGCCGGCGGCGCAGTACCTGAACTTCCGCTACCTGGACACCAAGTACCGCGTGACCTTCGTCAACGTTTGCACGGCGGTGTATAACGTCCTCATCTCCTACATGAAGCACGATTTCGGACTGGACCTCGACCTGGAGAGCGGCGGGATGGACACATCCAAGGCTCATCTGACGCTGGCGAGCGATGCCAAATCTCGGAAGGCTGTCGAGGAGCCGACCACGCGCTAGTCCGGGCATATTTTTGTGGTTTCCAGAGAAACCAACCTAAAATTTCAAAGTCATACGCACATCCATGTTATGTAAACCAAAGAGGCTTAATCACTTGAATACATGTATACATTTATGGTACGAAAGTGAACCTGATTGTTGTCCATGTTGTACTCCTAAGATATAGTTAGATATATGGTCTAGAATCGTTGAATAAAGTGAGAGCATTTAAGTGCAAAACATATCAGAATGTGGCCTCGACGACACACCCCGCCAATTTTAGGTGTTGATAAAGGTAATCCTCTAGTCAGCGTGGTACTAATTTATAATACTAACTAAGCATTGATATCTGTAATTTGTTGAtagaataaagttaaaaagaAACCTTCCTGTCTATGAATTATATGGAGAATTAGTCCCTTCATCCATTTCTTCTCTCTCCTAATCTCTGTTTCATCACAAAATCTAAAAGATAACGAAATATAGGTAGAATATGATGTATTTCAATCAGAAATATTAATCTTAATCCTAATCTTAGATGCAATTACCTTACAAAACCCTCTCTCACTTAATCACTATCGTCTCGACAGGCTGGGCTATTCCGAAAATGTGCTGAGCCAACATTATGTGCTCCTGGCTGATGAAGTTGGCCAGCAGAGTAATGACGTTCTCGTTGCACCGGGCAATCTGCTGCCGGGTGATGGCCTTGAACTCATCCTTGGCCCCCTTATCAGCCCCCCTCGTCCCTATTCGGCGGGTGGGAGCTCCCCCTGACGCGCTGATTGGAGCTGGCGCGCCACTGGAGCCGTTGGTGGGCGAGCTGGTCAGCTCGAAGTTGTCCTCCTGCTGCGAGTTCCAAATGTGGGCGAGTTCCTCGATGAAGTCGATGGAGATGATGTAGGTGGACAGGGTGCGCAGGTTGAAGGCCTTCCTCTGCCTTATCAAGGTGAAGATTTGTTGGGTGAGAAGGACGTCGTTGAGCAGATTCAGCTGCTGGAGAACCAGCAGATCTGAGAGCAGTCTGTCTGGGCAGTTGGGCTCAAAGACCTTGCGGCCGAGCCTGCTGACGATCGCTCCCACGCAGTACTGGACCAAGGCGGACCTCGTCAGCGGCAGAAACACCACATGACGGTACCCCTTGAGGGTCATGTTGTCCAACAGCTGGCCCACTGGAGTGGCTGGTAGCTCGGCGATGATTTTCAAGATGCACTGGAAGCCTTGGAGCTGAAGGAGAAGTCCATAAATGCAAGGATATGAAAGGATTGGTTTGCAACACTTACCGTCATGCTGTTCTGCATTAGATGGAGGCTCAGGATCTGTAGGCTCTGGACTAGACCGTTTTGGTTGGTCATCTCCGACATCAGCTTGTTGGCCTCGTCCCGATGGCCGAAATAAATGGCCAAATCGAAGAGGAAGCGCGAAATCCACGGCTGCAGAGGCAGAGCCTGCATCAGTTGGCTGAAGTCCTTCTGGAACTGATCCGTATTGAGCAGCTGCCAGCACTGGGCGGATTGGAGGAATGCCTGGGACAGCTCCGTACTCACGGGAGAGGTGAGCGAAAACTTGGGTGGCTCCATGCAGGCAACATCAGAGCCATCACCTTCGGGCGACCACTCCAGGAAGCCCTCCACCAGCACGTGGCTAACGTCGGCATCCTCGATTCTTATTTTGCAGTTCCGGTTGTAGCCGTGCAGCGAGTAAATGAAAAGGGTGGTGGCGTAGAACAGGACATGGGTACTGCCACTGGGACTGCTCGACAGAATGTCCACCAGCCTCTCCCAGTATACGTTTAGACTCAGGTTCTTGTTGAAGGGCAGAAAGGGTTCCCAGCCCATCATCTGTCCGCAGATCGTCAGCACCTTAAAGACGTTCTTCCACGCGTCCGAATTGTCGGATTCGTCCATTATCTGCCTTATGTAATACTCCAGGGAGCTGATGTACAGTCTGCAGGCGGTGGAAGGCGGCAGTTCTGGGGGTTTGTTCTGAATCAGGGGCAGCACCTCCTCTACGAGAACCCTCTGGTACAAGTCCAGCTCCGTTTTCATGCCCTCCACGACCATTTCCAGGAGCCTGGGGGCCTGGGTTAGCGCCGACTTGGGGAACTTGTTGAACATCAGTATGTACATGGAGATGCACTGCTCCAGGTTGTCGCCGCAGTTGTTGATTGTGTGCATGAAGACGTTGTGCTGCACTTCCGGCGTCAAGTGCTTGTACATCTTCACGTAGAACTCCTGTTCCGGCGAGCTCTCCGAATCGTTCCTCAGGGCGTTTGTTAGCGAATTGATTTCTTGCCA contains the following coding sequences:
- the PIG-B gene encoding GPI mannosyltransferase 3 isoform X1, which gives rise to MRLLYVFALILAVRLASVFVVQTYYVPDEYWQSLEVAHKLTFGYGYLTWEWVQGIRSYLYPVIIAGLYKLLALLQLDSAQLLVLVPRILQALLSAYSDYRFYVWTGKRKWALFLILVPWFWFYTGSRTLANTLEASLTTIALSYFPWFGEGTVYLWPAAICCFLRPTAAVIWIPLSLYHLRKSRLSVVQLILKRFLLIGLLVAGLGVALDTYWHGKLVVTPYEFLKYNIFNNIGSFYGSHPWHWYFTVGLPTVLGINTLPFIYGIMETVRKSEKFPVSKQLLITIFLTLVILSGVEHKEFRFVSSLLPLCLYVATDALSRWSYKASSSLLWATALVILVGNAIPAWYFSTVHQKGPIDLMPKLREIAQEYKDERDHRANILFLMPCHSTPYYSHIHENVTMRFLTCEPNLSNAEQYKDEADRFFEDPLHWLNSNIPVHPLTAQPSHLVLFDPLAENISVFLRNYRLLHRIEHAEVTKLGGWLALVGEKSPYLASLLQHRQPRTGNSILVYQRLKAGGENAFNNEEAEDIPLKDNPQPQEVPQNQFN
- the PIG-B gene encoding GPI mannosyltransferase 3 isoform X2 translates to MRLLYVFALILAVRLASVFVVQTYYVPDEYWQSLEVAHKLTFGYGYLTWEWVQGIRSYLYPVIIAGLYKLLALLQLDSAQLLVLVPRILQALLSAYSDYRFYVWTGKRKWALFLILVPWFWFYTGSRTLANTLEASLTTIALSYFPWFGEGTVYLWPAAICCFLRPTAAVIWIPLSLYHLRKSRLSVVQLILKRFLLIGLLVAGLGVALDTYWHGKLVVTPYEFLKYNIFNNIGSFYGSHPWHWYFTVGLPTVLGINTLPFIYGIMETVRKSEKFPVSKQLLITIFLTLVILSGVEHKEFRFVSSLLPLCLYVATDALSRWSYKASSSLLWATALVILVGNAIPAWYFSTVHQKGPIDLMPKLREIAQEYKDERDHRANILFLMPCHSTPYYSHIHENVTMRFLTCEPNLSNAEQYKDEADRFFEDPLHWLNSNIPVHPLTAQPSHLVLFDPLAENISVFLRNYRLLHRIEHAEHRQPRTGNSILVYQRLKAGGENAFNNEEAEDIPLKDNPQPQEVPQNQFN
- the LOC108126436 gene encoding mpv17-like protein 2 isoform X2 — its product is MLRGLRLIKSATIPFRIKNQIVNHYSVRGLQPEPGSTSFWSRLLGKYLLVTNTVGLGLLLVVGDAVSQQYERLEKKDKVQAKEKLDISRTVRMLLTGLLIGPIQHAFYVRLDQYFTDTSRLGVMRKIFVDQLIMSPTYIFLFFYISSLLEGHTIKEANDEIADKFLMTWKLDCCFWPGLQYFNFRTGKTDSPVE
- the LOC108126436 gene encoding mpv17-like protein 2 isoform X1, producing the protein MLRGLRLIKSATIPFRIKNQIVNHYSVRGLQPEPGSTSFWSRLLGKYLLVTNTVGLGLLLVVGDAVSQQYERLEKKDKVQAKEKLDISRTVRMLLTGLLIGPIQHAFYVRLDQYFTDTSRLGVMRKIFVDQLIMSPTYIFLFFYISSLLEGHTIKEANDEIADKFLMTWKLDCCFWPGLQYFNFRYLNARYRVVFINVTNCIYVVLLSYIKHAYGKNWED
- the LOC108126436 gene encoding mpv17-like protein 2 isoform X3; this encodes MLRGLRLIKSATIPFRIKNQIVNHYSVRGLQPEPGSTSFWSRLLGKYLLVTNTVGLGLLLVVGDAVSQQYERLEKKDKVQAKEKLDISRTVRMLLTGLLIGPIQHAFYVRLDQYFTDTSRLGVMRKIFVDQLIMSPTYIFLFFYISSLLEGHTINFS
- the LOC108126190 gene encoding mpv17-like protein 2: MFTLRCLRPLAGPLILKNHAPRRISVVVTRRNFTAVVSKLKPPVVRTSLSSGGVRLAHGKGETGGHLTFLLTRWTKIAWSNMFGKYLLITNVFGSGLLMVVGDAIAQEYEYRRGMRQQDRFDTDRMYRMFVAGALQGPLHHYVYNWMDRVMPARTFKNILKKILIDQLVMSPACILIFFYTVCYLERQTLEQTHKELIEKFPYVYLLDWMTWPAAQYLNFRYLDTKYRVTFVNVCTAVYNVLISYMKHDFGLDLDLESGGMDTSKAHLTLASDAKSRKAVEEPTTR
- the IntS10 gene encoding integrator complex subunit 10 → MTPDEENEAYMVKEAQRLRKSDPCAAKAWIITAKTLFPNAFTVQYEAYILERDSKNYEEAARCFSSIATNFPNQHSELWQEINSLTNALRNDSESSPEQEFYVKMYKHLTPEVQHNVFMHTINNCGDNLEQCISMYILMFNKFPKSALTQAPRLLEMVVEGMKTELDLYQRVLVEEVLPLIQNKPPELPPSTACRLYISSLEYYIRQIMDESDNSDAWKNVFKVLTICGQMMGWEPFLPFNKNLSLNVYWERLVDILSSSPSGSTHVLFYATTLFIYSLHGYNRNCKIRIEDADVSHVLVEGFLEWSPEGDGSDVACMEPPKFSLTSPVSTELSQAFLQSAQCWQLLNTDQFQKDFSQLMQALPLQPWISRFLFDLAIYFGHRDEANKLMSEMTNQNGLVQSLQILSLHLMQNSMTLQGFQCILKIIAELPATPVGQLLDNMTLKGYRHVVFLPLTRSALVQYCVGAIVSRLGRKVFEPNCPDRLLSDLLVLQQLNLLNDVLLTQQIFTLIRQRKAFNLRTLSTYIISIDFIEELAHIWNSQQEDNFELTSSPTNGSSGAPAPISASGGAPTRRIGTRGADKGAKDEFKAITRQQIARCNENVITLLANFISQEHIMLAQHIFGIAQPVETIVIK